Below is a window of Chryseobacterium arthrosphaerae DNA.
GAAAAGCCGCAAGAAGGTACTGTAGTGGCAGTAGGTCCTGGTAAAAAAGACGAGCCTACAACTGTTCAGGTAGGTGACAAAGTTCTTTATGGTAAATATTCAGGTTCTGAATTGAAGTTAGAAGGGAAAGATTACTTAATCGTAAGAGAAGCTGACTTATTGGGAATCATCGGGTAAGCATCTCGCTATTGGCTTCTGGCAAATGGCTTTTTCTGCTTAGAAATTAATTCATGAGAGATTTTAAAAAATTCGAAGTTTGGAAATTAAGTCATCAATTGACTTTAAAAATTTATACTTCAACCAGGAGCTTTCCAAAAGAGGAAATTTTTGGACTCACCTCTCAAATCAGAAGATCATTTGCATCTATAGGATATAATATTTCTGAAGGAAGCGGCAGAAATTCAGATAAAGAATTTGCCAACTTCATCAATATTGCACTAGGATCCTCCAACGAAGCCGAAAACCAATTAATTCTTGCTAAAGATTTAGGATACATTCATGAAAATGATTACCAAAATCTTCTGGAAGAATTAACAATATTAAAAAAGAAGCTTGTAACCCTATGGAACAGGCTCAATGGAAATTAAAAAATTAAAGTTAAACTAACGAATTGCAAAGCAAACAGCAAACAGCAATTCGCCAAAAGCTAAACAACATGGCAAAAGAAATAAAATTCGATATTGAATCAAGAGACGCTCTAAAGAGAGGGGTTGATGCATTAGCAAATGCAGTAAAAGTAACTTTAGGTC
It encodes the following:
- a CDS encoding co-chaperone GroES; its protein translation is MSVNFKPLADRVLVEPIAAETKTASGIIIPDTAKEKPQEGTVVAVGPGKKDEPTTVQVGDKVLYGKYSGSELKLEGKDYLIVREADLLGIIG
- a CDS encoding four helix bundle protein, translated to MRDFKKFEVWKLSHQLTLKIYTSTRSFPKEEIFGLTSQIRRSFASIGYNISEGSGRNSDKEFANFINIALGSSNEAENQLILAKDLGYIHENDYQNLLEELTILKKKLVTLWNRLNGN